The genomic segment CTCCATTCATATATTCCTCATAGCCGATTTCATAGAGCTCTTTTTCACCCTCAAGCCGGTAAAGGTCTATGTGAAAGAGGGGAAGAGGACCGTCATACTCATTTATTAAAGTGAAGGATGGACTGGCCACCTCCGCCCTGTAAAATCCCATCCCCTGGGCTATTCCCCTGACCAGAGTAGTCTTTCCTGTCCCCAACTCCCCGGCCAGGGCGATGACATCCCCTTCTTTGAGCATCTGTCCCACCAGTGACCCTATCCTCTCAGTCTCCTGGGGTGTGGGAGAAACGATCTCCAGCATCCTTACCATTTCCACAGGCCTTTACCTCCTCACCTCACGCCTCCAACAGCACTTGGGCAACCCCATATTCTTTTTCGTGGGAGATGCTTACGAAAATCTCCTTTATCCCCTTTTCCTGACAGATCTTCTCGGCCTTCCCCATTACCCTCATCTGGGGACGTCCTAGGGGATCGTTGAGGATCTCTATCTCCTTCCAGGCCACCCCTTGAAACATGCCTATCCCCAGGGCCTTTAAAAAGGCCTCCTTGGCGGCAAAGCGAAGGGCCAGATGTCTGCCCGGCCGCGTCTTTTTATGACAGATCGATAGTTCATGAGGGGTGAATACCCTTTTGCGGAGATGATCCCCCCACCTCTCCAAGACCCTCTCAAACCTGTCTATCTTTAAGATATCGATGCCGATGCCATAGATCATTTTTACAAAATGATAACGAAAGGAGGAAGAAAAAGCAATGTTTTTCCGAATACTTGACCTTTGTTTATCACTTTGGCATAATTGATTATACTTCAAAGGGGCAAGAGGAAGAGGCCTTAAAAAAGGCAAATAAGATGGATCTGACCATTGAGGTTCTGAAGAGGAACCGGGTCCATATGTTGAACAAAGAACTATATTCTATGTAGTCTTAAGGGTCATTTGTAGATGGTGGAATTGAAAGGATTCAAGGGGCCAATTACAAGGGTTCTAGGGGTCTAGGATTCTAGTGAAAAACAAACACTTGAACCCTCGAATCCTTGAACCCTTTTGTTTTGTACTTAAAGGTAGCTGTGCAGGCCAGACAACAGGTAGCTTACCCCAAAATAGGTGAAGATAACGGCCATAAACCCCACGATGGAGAGAAGAGCGGTCTTTTTCCCCCTCCACTCGCGGGTGAATCTGGCGTGTAGGAAGGCGGCATATATAAACCAGGTAATCAAAGACCAGGTTTCCTTGGGATCCCAGCTCCAATAACTACCCCAGGCATAATTGGCCCATGCCGCCCCTGTAATGATACCCAGGGTCAGCATGGGGAACCCGAGGACAATAGATTTGTAATTTATCTCATCCAAGGTCTGAGATGAGGGAAGCCAGCGTATAGGGCCTCTATAGGATGACTCCCTTTTTGACTGAATCATATAGATAACACTTATCCCAAAAGCGATAGCGAAGGCCGCATAGCCGAGGAAACAAGTGATCACATGGATGGCCAACCAGTTGCTTTGCAAGGCGGGGATGAGGGGACGGATCTCGCACCTTACCCCCGGTATAAGGGAGCTCATGGCAATGGCGAGGGTGGCTAGGGGGGAGGCGATAACACCGATGACCCTCTGATGATATCTTATATCCACGATAAGATACATCAAGACTATGGCCCAAGAAAAGAAGACGAGGGATTCATATAGATTGGATAGAGGGATATATCCGTATCCCGTGGCGTGGCTTTCCCGCCAGCGGACCAACAGACCGGCTAGGTGGATGAAGAAACCGATGAGGATGAGCCAGAAGGCGAATCTGCCGATTATATCCTTTTTGGTCACCACAAAGAGGAGGTAGAGGAGAAAGGTGACTGAGTAGATAACCATGGCAACTTGAAAAAAATAAAGATTATACAATTTGAACCTCTCTTCAATGTCTTAGGATTATCTTAAGTATCAAATATTGAAAAGGGTGTCAATGGTTATTATATTAAAGACTTAAACTTACACTTCTTGGGAGGGTGTACGATATGCACATTGATGAGGAGAAGAAATTCGATGTGCGCACCATAGAGAGGAGCATCAGAGAGGGGTTGGTTACCCAAGAGGAATATGAGCGATACCTTCAAGAGTTGCCAGATGTATCGGACAAGGCATATATGAAAGAAGAAGAGGAAGAAGGCGAATGAAGGGCTTCGTGGTAGGGATTGATCTGGGGGGGACCAACCTGCGAGGAGCGGCCATAGATCTAGAGGGGAGTTTTCTGGCACGGTCTTTCACCTCCTCCCTCACCCCTTTGTCGAAAGGGGAGGGGGTGAAGAAGCTCCGAAAGGAGATTGAGGGATTGTTAGAACAAGGGCTTTCTCGTGGATACAGGCCCTTGGGGATAGGCCTAGGGGTAGCGGGGGTCTTGAGCAAAGATGGAGTCCTCACCCAATCCCCCAATCTACAAAACTTGGCTGGGGTCCCTTTGAGTGAAGAATTGGGTAGCTCCTTATCTTTGCCCTTGAAGATGGATAACGATGCCAATATGTATACCATGGGAGAGGGTTGGAGAGGGGCAGCTAGGGGGGTGAAGGACTTCTGCTGCCTCACCCTGGGGACAGGGGTGGGGGGGGGGATAGTCATGGGGGGAGAGTTGTATCGCGGGGCCTATGGCACGGCAGGGGAGATAGGGCATATGGTGATTGATGAAGATGGCCTTCCGTGTTATTGTGGGAATAGGGGATGTCTAGAGACCTATGCATCCGGCACTGGAATAGTGAGGAGGGCCATGGAAGTCGGTCAAAAAGTGAGGTCGAGCTATGAACTCTATGAGGCTGCCAACCGAGGGGATCAGATGGCTCAGGAGATCTTTTGGGAGATGGGGAGATATCTCGGGGTGGGGATGGCCAATCTGGTAAATATGCTCAACCCCGCCATGATCGTCTTGGGGGGTAAGGTATCAGGGGCATGGAATTATTTCATCCCCTCGGCCCTGGAAGAGATGAAGCGAAGGGCCTTTAGATACCCTGTGGAGAGGGTGAAGGTAGTTAAGGGGATGTTGGGGGATGACGCTGCCCTGTGGGGTTGTACCTATCTGGTCTTCCAAGAACTGGGGATAGATTTGGGATAGTCCATGGCGAATCGGGACTATTACGAGATATTGGGAGTGCCTCGTAACGCCTCCGAAGAGGAGATAAAAAAGGCGTATCGGAGGATGGCCCTGAAGTACCACCCCGACCGCAATCCTGGAGACAAAGGGGCGGAGGAAAGATTCAAGGAGGCATCAGAGGCCTATGAGGTATTAAGGGACCCCAAAAAGAGGGAGATATATGACTTTTATGGACATGAAGGTTTGAAAAGCACAGGTTTCACGGGGTTCAGGGGCTTTGACGACATATTTTCCTCCTTCAGCGATATCTTCGAGGATTTTTTCGGCTTTTCCCCTCGTTCTTCCAGCAGAAGGGGCGTCGCCGGCGCTGATCTCAGGTATGATCTGAAGATATCTCTATTTGATGCAGCCTTCGGTATGGAGACGGAGATCGAGATCTTAAAGAGGGGACGTTGCGAAGTTTGCAACGGGACAGGTGCCCAACCCGGTTCTACCCCTCAGACCTGCCCTCACTGTTATGGTAGAGGGCAGGTCAACAGGTCCCATGGCTTTTTTACCATCAGCACCACCTGTCCTTACTGCCACGGTGCGGGTAGGGTGATCACTAACCCCTGTAAGGCGTGTGGTGGAGCAGGAGTGGTAAAGAAGCGTGGAAAGGTCTCCCTCAGAATCCCTCCGGGGGTGGATACTGGTTCTCGGCTCAAATTGAGGGGGGAAGGAGAGGGGGGAGAAAGGGGCGGTCCTCCGGGCGACCTCTATGTCATCATCTATGTGGAACCCCATGAGTTCTTCGAGCGAGAGGGAGACGATATCATTTGCCGTGTACCTATACCTTTCACCATGGCCGCCCTAGGGGGGGAGGTTGATGTCCCCACTTTGGATGGCACCAAAAAGATCCAGATTCCCAGGGGGACACAGCCAGGGGAGATATTCAGATTGAAGGGTGAGGGGATCCCCCACTTAAACGGCCGCGGAAGGGGGGATCAGATCAATGAGGTTGTAGTCCAGATCCCCAAAAAGCTCACCAAGCGCCAGGAGGAGCTTCTCAGGGGGTTTGCCTCCTTGGAAGGAGAGAAGGGGACTGCGGCGGGTAGCAAATGGTGGAAGAAAAAGTGAGGGCTCGTTGCCCCCGTTGCGGTAAGTTGGTCCGCTGGGAGGGGAATCCCTATCGCCCCTTTTGTTCGCAGAGGTGTAAGCTCATCGATCTAGGGAAGTGGATAGATGAGGAGTATCACCTTGATGGCGAGGAGTCTCCATCTGAGGAGAAAGGAGGAGAGAGGGAAAGGGGTTGAATCCACCTTCCCTTGCTGTAGCTTTGCGGTTGAAGTGGTAATCTTTTGTAAATAAGTTAAGGATTAAGAAATCTTATCTTGACAGCCCATTATTTTTCTATTCCCTCTCTGGATTGGATCCCTCTCTGGTAGTAATGTTTTACCTCCACCATCTCGGTGACCAGATCAGCCCTTTCGATGATCTCGTCGGCGGCATAACGTCCCGTGAGGATCAATTCTATATTTGGGGGGTGCCCATCCATCAGCTTTAACACCTCTTCCTTTTCTATAAGCCCGAAGTCTACAGCTACATTGATCTCGTCTAGGATCACGATATCGTAATCGCCCCCCAAGATTATCTCTTTAGCCAGGGTCAAGGCCTCTTGGGCCAACCTTACGTCTTCGGAATCAGGGTTTTCGCGGCTAACAAATGTCTCCCGCCCCATCTGCTTTATGGTCAGGTAAGGGGATAACTTCCTCGCCGTCTCCAGTTCACCATATTCGATATTCCCCTTCATGAACTGGATGATGAAGACCTTATAGCCGTGGCCCACGGCCCGGCAGGCAAGTCCCAGCGCAGCAGTAGTCTTTCCCTTTCCGCTACCCGTATAGACCTGAATCATCCCCTGGGACAATCTCTTTCTAGTCATCAACCCCTCCTCAGAACGTCGGCCATTGTGAGTCCTACTTCAGCAGGGCTCTTGACCGCGACGATACCGGCCTCCTCCAAGACCTTGATCTTGTCTTTTGCACTCCCCACCCCTCCGGAGATGATGGCCCCAGCATGTCCCATACGCCTCCCCGGGGGAGCGGTTATCCCCGCAATAAAGGCGACGATCGGCTTGGTCATCTGCTGGCGAAAATAGTGGGCGGCCTCCTCCTCTGCCCTGCCACCGATCTCGCCTATGATGATTACCGCATCGGTCCCTGGATCTGCCTCAAATAATTGGAGGATGTCCACAAAGGAGAGGCCGATGATGGGATCCCCCCCGATCCCCACGCAGGTAGATTGGCCTATCCCCAGCTTGGTGAGTTGATCGACCACCTCATAGGTGAGGGTCCCGCTGCGGGAGGCGATCCCCACCTTCCCTGCCATGTGGATGTAACCGGCCATCACCCCAATCTTGCACTTCCCTGGAGTGATGATTCCTGGGGTGTTGGGGCCGATCAATTTGGTATTTTTCCCTTTCATGTACTGTCGCACAGCGACCATGTCCAGAGTGGGGATCCCCTCCGTGAGGCAGACGATGATCTCCACCCCAGCCTCAGCCGCCTCCATGATGGCATCTGCAGCAAAGGGAGGGGGGACGAATATGGCCGAGGCATTGGCACAGGTTTCCTCCACGGCCTCCTTTACGCTGTTGAAGACGGGAATCCCATCCAACCTTTGCCCCCCCTTGCCTGGGGTGACCCCTGCCACCACCTTGGTTTCGTACTCTATCATCTGTCTGGTGTGGAAGGTCCCCTCGTTGCCCGTGATCCCCTGGACTAAGACCCTGGTATTCTCATCCACGATGATACTCATTGCCCCTCCTTACGTTTGCTCAGAAGCTCCGCTACCTTCTGGGCGGCTTCCCCCATACCCTCGGCCACGGTAAAGCGCAGACCGGAGTCGGCCAGGATGCGACGCCCCAGCTCCACGTTGGTCCCCTCCAACCTTATCACCATGGGAAGGTTTATCTCTAGCTCCTTGGCTGCCTCTGTAACCCCGCGGGCCAAGGTGTCACAACGCAGGATGCCGCCGAAGATGTTTATGAAGATCACCTTGACGTCAGGGTCGGAGATGAGGGTCTGCAGCCCATATTTGACCATCTCCACTGTAGCCCCCCCTCCTACGTCGAGGAAATTGGCAGGCTCGGCGCCGACCAACTTGATGAGGTCCATGGTCGCCATGGCCAAACCCGCGCCGTTCACCATACAGCCCACATTCCCTTTTAATTTG from the Deltaproteobacteria bacterium genome contains:
- the tsaE gene encoding tRNA (adenosine(37)-N6)-threonylcarbamoyltransferase complex ATPase subunit type 1 TsaE; protein product: MVRMLEIVSPTPQETERIGSLVGQMLKEGDVIALAGELGTGKTTLVRGIAQGMGFYRAEVASPSFTLINEYDGPLPLFHIDLYRLEGEKELYEIGYEEYMNGDGVVVIEWADKVPQSIPKESLWIILRYLDAKRREIVMRGQEDRYEKMIEELRRKLYN
- a CDS encoding holo-ACP synthase, which codes for MIYGIGIDILKIDRFERVLERWGDHLRKRVFTPHELSICHKKTRPGRHLALRFAAKEAFLKALGIGMFQGVAWKEIEILNDPLGRPQMRVMGKAEKICQEKGIKEIFVSISHEKEYGVAQVLLEA
- the ccsB gene encoding c-type cytochrome biogenesis protein CcsB; translation: MVIYSVTFLLYLLFVVTKKDIIGRFAFWLILIGFFIHLAGLLVRWRESHATGYGYIPLSNLYESLVFFSWAIVLMYLIVDIRYHQRVIGVIASPLATLAIAMSSLIPGVRCEIRPLIPALQSNWLAIHVITCFLGYAAFAIAFGISVIYMIQSKRESSYRGPIRWLPSSQTLDEINYKSIVLGFPMLTLGIITGAAWANYAWGSYWSWDPKETWSLITWFIYAAFLHARFTREWRGKKTALLSIVGFMAVIFTYFGVSYLLSGLHSYL
- a CDS encoding ROK family protein, which translates into the protein MKGFVVGIDLGGTNLRGAAIDLEGSFLARSFTSSLTPLSKGEGVKKLRKEIEGLLEQGLSRGYRPLGIGLGVAGVLSKDGVLTQSPNLQNLAGVPLSEELGSSLSLPLKMDNDANMYTMGEGWRGAARGVKDFCCLTLGTGVGGGIVMGGELYRGAYGTAGEIGHMVIDEDGLPCYCGNRGCLETYASGTGIVRRAMEVGQKVRSSYELYEAANRGDQMAQEIFWEMGRYLGVGMANLVNMLNPAMIVLGGKVSGAWNYFIPSALEEMKRRAFRYPVERVKVVKGMLGDDAALWGCTYLVFQELGIDLG
- the dnaJ gene encoding molecular chaperone DnaJ, encoding MANRDYYEILGVPRNASEEEIKKAYRRMALKYHPDRNPGDKGAEERFKEASEAYEVLRDPKKREIYDFYGHEGLKSTGFTGFRGFDDIFSSFSDIFEDFFGFSPRSSSRRGVAGADLRYDLKISLFDAAFGMETEIEILKRGRCEVCNGTGAQPGSTPQTCPHCYGRGQVNRSHGFFTISTTCPYCHGAGRVITNPCKACGGAGVVKKRGKVSLRIPPGVDTGSRLKLRGEGEGGERGGPPGDLYVIIYVEPHEFFEREGDDIICRVPIPFTMAALGGEVDVPTLDGTKKIQIPRGTQPGEIFRLKGEGIPHLNGRGRGDQINEVVVQIPKKLTKRQEELLRGFASLEGEKGTAAGSKWWKKK
- a CDS encoding DNA gyrase inhibitor YacG, giving the protein MVEEKVRARCPRCGKLVRWEGNPYRPFCSQRCKLIDLGKWIDEEYHLDGEESPSEEKGGERERG
- the cobO gene encoding cob(I)yrinic acid a,c-diamide adenosyltransferase: MTRKRLSQGMIQVYTGSGKGKTTAALGLACRAVGHGYKVFIIQFMKGNIEYGELETARKLSPYLTIKQMGRETFVSRENPDSEDVRLAQEALTLAKEIILGGDYDIVILDEINVAVDFGLIEKEEVLKLMDGHPPNIELILTGRYAADEIIERADLVTEMVEVKHYYQRGIQSREGIEK
- the sucD gene encoding succinate--CoA ligase subunit alpha — protein: MSIIVDENTRVLVQGITGNEGTFHTRQMIEYETKVVAGVTPGKGGQRLDGIPVFNSVKEAVEETCANASAIFVPPPFAADAIMEAAEAGVEIIVCLTEGIPTLDMVAVRQYMKGKNTKLIGPNTPGIITPGKCKIGVMAGYIHMAGKVGIASRSGTLTYEVVDQLTKLGIGQSTCVGIGGDPIIGLSFVDILQLFEADPGTDAVIIIGEIGGRAEEEAAHYFRQQMTKPIVAFIAGITAPPGRRMGHAGAIISGGVGSAKDKIKVLEEAGIVAVKSPAEVGLTMADVLRRG